One genomic segment of Acomys russatus chromosome 6, mAcoRus1.1, whole genome shotgun sequence includes these proteins:
- the LOC127190652 gene encoding 60S ribosomal protein L32-like, translating into MAALWPLVKPKIIKKRTKKFIRLQSDRYVKIKQNWRKPRGIDNRVQRRFKGQILMANIGYGSNKKTKHMLPSGFRKFLVHNVKELEVLLMRNKSYCAEIAHSVSSKNRKAIVERAAQLAIRVTNPNARLRSEENE; encoded by the coding sequence AtggctgccctctggcctctggtgaAGCCTAAGATCATTAAAAAGAGGACCAAGAAGTTCATCAGGCTCCAGTCAGACCGATATGTCAAAATTAAGCAAAACTGGCGGAAACCCAGAGGTATCGACAACAGGGTGCAGAGAAGATTCAAGGGCCAGATCCTGATGGCCAACATTGGTTATGGGagcaacaagaagaccaagcacATGCTGCCTAGTGGCTTCCGGAAGTTTCTGGTCCACAATGTGAAGGAGCTGGAAGTGCTGCTGATGCGCAACAAATCTTACTGTGCTGAGATTGCTCACAGTGTTTCCTCCAAGAACCGAAAAGCCATCGTAGAAAGAGCGGCACAGCTGGCCATCAGAGTCACCAATCCCAACGCCAGGCTACGCAGTGAAGAAAATGAGTAG